One stretch of Acidimicrobiales bacterium DNA includes these proteins:
- a CDS encoding 3-dehydroquinate synthase family protein, whose amino-acid sequence MITVPVALGDRSYDVLVGAGARHRLLEVLPVGATRAAVVTQEAVGVPVDPGVEHRVFLMDDGEDAKCLETVEDLCRRFARWGLSRGDVVVAVGGGVVTDTAGLAAALYHRGVPVVHVPTTLLGQVDAAIGGKCGVNLPEGKNLVGAFWQPAAVLCDVEVLSTLPPREYRSGLGELAKYHFLTGEDLRDLPLDERVAAAVRVKAAVVAEDEREGGRRAVLNYGHTLAHALETAGRYDLRHGEAVAVGLAFAARLAHRLGRVGDDRVDDHDRVLAAYDLPTRLPPGTDPGELVTLMRRDKKAIGGLTFVLDGPRGVEVVRDVAEDDVLAALGELR is encoded by the coding sequence GTGATCACCGTCCCCGTCGCCCTCGGCGACCGCTCCTACGACGTGCTGGTGGGGGCGGGCGCCCGCCACCGGCTGCTCGAGGTGCTGCCCGTCGGCGCCACCCGGGCCGCCGTCGTCACCCAGGAGGCCGTCGGCGTGCCCGTCGACCCCGGCGTGGAGCACCGGGTGTTCCTCATGGACGACGGCGAGGACGCCAAGTGCCTGGAGACGGTGGAGGACCTGTGCCGGCGGTTCGCCCGCTGGGGCCTCAGCCGGGGCGACGTGGTCGTGGCCGTCGGCGGCGGGGTGGTGACCGACACGGCCGGGCTGGCCGCCGCGCTCTACCACCGGGGCGTGCCCGTCGTGCACGTGCCGACCACCCTGCTCGGCCAGGTCGACGCCGCCATCGGCGGCAAGTGCGGCGTCAACCTGCCCGAGGGCAAGAACCTCGTGGGCGCGTTCTGGCAGCCGGCGGCCGTGCTGTGCGACGTCGAGGTGCTGTCCACCCTGCCGCCCCGCGAGTACCGCAGCGGGCTCGGCGAGCTGGCCAAGTACCACTTCCTCACCGGCGAGGACCTGCGCGACCTGCCCCTCGACGAGCGGGTGGCGGCGGCCGTGCGGGTCAAGGCCGCCGTCGTGGCCGAGGACGAGCGGGAGGGCGGGCGGCGGGCCGTCCTCAACTACGGCCACACCCTCGCCCACGCGCTGGAGACGGCCGGCCGCTACGACCTGCGCCACGGCGAGGCGGTCGCCGTCGGGCTGGCCTTCGCCGCCCGCCTGGCCCACCGCCTCGGCCGGGTCGGCGACGACCGGGTGGACGACCACGACCGGGTCCTCGCCGCCTACGACCTGCCCACCCGCCTGCCGCCGGGCACCGACCCGGGCGAGCTCGTCACCCTGATGCGGCGGGACAAGAAGGCCATCGGCGGGCTGACGTTCGTGCTCGACGGCCCCCGGGGGGTCGAGGTGGTGCGGGACGTGGCCGAGGACGACGTGCTGGCCGCGCTCGGGGAGCTGCGGTGA
- the nusB gene encoding transcription antitermination factor NusB has translation MGPVGGRHEARERALGLLYEAEAKERPPADVLDELPVEPDPYAADLVVGVTDRQREIDGLLRRFAKGWSLERMPAVDRAVLRMATYELGWRPDVPTGAVIDEAVELAKRYSTDDSGRFVNGMLARIAEELRG, from the coding sequence GTGGGCCCGGTCGGCGGCCGCCACGAGGCCAGGGAGCGGGCCCTCGGGCTGCTCTACGAGGCCGAGGCGAAGGAGCGCCCGCCGGCCGACGTGCTCGACGAGCTGCCCGTGGAGCCCGACCCGTACGCCGCCGACCTCGTCGTCGGGGTGACCGACCGCCAGCGCGAGATCGACGGGCTGCTGCGCCGCTTCGCCAAGGGCTGGAGCCTCGAGCGCATGCCGGCCGTGGACCGGGCCGTGCTGCGGATGGCGACCTACGAGCTCGGCTGGCGGCCGGACGTGCCGACCGGCGCGGTGATCGACGAGGCCGTGGAGCTGGCCAAGCGCTACTCGACCGACGACTCGGGCCGGTTCGTGAACGGGATGCTGGCCCGGATCGCCGAGGAGCTGAGGGGCTGA
- a CDS encoding Xaa-Pro peptidase family protein, whose translation MTTTALPPMDVAGRAARLRERLGAAGCDALLVTSLTNVRYLTGFTGSAGLLLVLPDELVFTSDGRYRDQSAEQLAAAGVEARIEISATDQKGVLSAAAKGVRRLGLEAGHVTWAQQRAMAAEWFADAELVPTEGLVEDLRLVKDDGEVARIAEAARIADAALAAVRGRLLEGPTEEELGLELDTEMRRLGADGVSFETIVAAGPNGAKPHARPSGRRIADGDLVVLDFGALVDGYHSDMTRTFTVGDVGGTAARMLEVVAASQAAGVAAVRAGAAAADVDGACREVIAEAGWADAFLHGTGHGVGLDIHEAPRVSGASAATLAAGHVVTVEPGVYLPEVGGVRIEDTVAVTADGCRTLTLAPKSPEP comes from the coding sequence ATGACCACCACCGCCCTTCCGCCCATGGACGTTGCTGGCCGGGCCGCCCGGCTGCGCGAGCGCCTCGGCGCCGCCGGCTGCGACGCGCTGCTCGTCACCAGCCTGACCAACGTCCGCTACCTCACCGGCTTCACCGGGTCCGCCGGCCTGCTGCTCGTCCTGCCCGACGAGCTCGTGTTCACCTCGGACGGCCGCTACCGCGACCAGTCGGCCGAGCAGCTGGCGGCGGCCGGCGTGGAGGCCCGCATCGAGATCAGCGCCACCGACCAGAAGGGCGTGCTCTCGGCGGCGGCCAAGGGCGTGCGCCGGCTCGGGCTGGAGGCCGGGCACGTGACCTGGGCGCAGCAGCGGGCGATGGCGGCGGAGTGGTTCGCCGACGCCGAGCTGGTCCCGACCGAGGGGCTGGTCGAGGACCTGCGCCTGGTGAAGGACGACGGCGAGGTGGCCCGCATCGCGGAGGCGGCCCGCATCGCCGACGCCGCCCTCGCCGCCGTGCGGGGCCGCCTGCTCGAGGGGCCGACCGAGGAGGAGCTCGGCCTCGAGCTCGACACCGAGATGCGCCGCCTCGGCGCCGACGGGGTGTCGTTCGAGACGATCGTCGCCGCCGGGCCGAACGGGGCCAAGCCCCACGCCCGGCCGAGCGGGCGGCGCATCGCCGACGGCGACCTCGTCGTCCTCGACTTCGGCGCGCTGGTCGACGGCTACCACTCCGACATGACCCGCACGTTCACCGTCGGCGACGTCGGCGGCACGGCGGCCAGGATGCTCGAGGTGGTGGCCGCGTCGCAGGCCGCGGGGGTCGCCGCCGTGCGGGCCGGGGCCGCCGCCGCGGACGTCGACGGGGCCTGCCGGGAGGTCATCGCCGAGGCCGGCTGGGCCGACGCCTTCCTCCACGGGACCGGCCACGGGGTGGGCCTCGACATCCACGAGGCCCCGAGGGTGTCGGGAGCCTCCGCTGCTACCCTGGCCGCCGGCCACGTGGTCACCGTCGAGCCCGGGGTGTACCTCCCGGAGGTCGGCGGGGTCCGCATCGAGGACACCGTGGCCGTCACCGCCGACGGGTGCCGCACCCTGACGCTCGCGCCCAAGTCCCCGGAGCCCTGA
- a CDS encoding aspartate carbamoyltransferase catalytic subunit: MTHLLSIADLGADGIEEVLRLTDTFVEVGERPIPRVPALRGRTVVSLFYEDSTRTRLSFETAAKRLSADTMNFSVGTSAVKKGESLRDTVETIVAMGVDAIVVRHASAGVPWQIASWVDASVINAGDGWHEHPTQALLDCYTIRQRLGSVEGRRIAIVGDVKHSRVARSDVLAFTMLGAEVTLVAPPTLLPPAVESWPVEVSTDLDAVLPKVDVAYLLRMQRERMTEALLPSLREYTTCYGLTPRRAALLPDEAIVMHPGPMNRGVEVAAEVADLPRSVITQQVKNGVAVRQAVLFSLLAEVTA; this comes from the coding sequence ATGACCCACCTGCTCTCGATCGCGGACCTCGGCGCCGACGGCATCGAGGAGGTGCTGCGCCTGACCGACACGTTCGTCGAGGTCGGCGAGCGGCCCATCCCGCGGGTGCCGGCGCTGCGGGGCCGCACCGTCGTGTCGCTGTTCTACGAGGACTCGACCCGCACCCGGCTGTCGTTCGAGACGGCGGCCAAGCGCCTGTCCGCCGACACCATGAACTTCAGCGTCGGCACCTCGGCGGTGAAGAAGGGCGAGAGCCTGCGGGACACGGTCGAGACCATCGTGGCCATGGGCGTGGACGCCATCGTCGTGCGCCACGCCTCGGCCGGCGTGCCGTGGCAGATCGCCTCGTGGGTCGACGCGTCCGTGATCAACGCCGGCGACGGCTGGCACGAGCACCCGACCCAGGCCCTGCTCGACTGCTACACGATCCGCCAGCGGCTCGGCTCGGTCGAGGGCCGGCGCATCGCCATCGTCGGCGACGTGAAGCACTCCAGGGTGGCCCGCTCCGACGTGCTGGCCTTCACCATGCTCGGCGCGGAGGTCACCCTCGTCGCCCCGCCCACCCTCCTGCCCCCGGCCGTCGAGTCGTGGCCGGTCGAGGTCAGCACCGACCTCGACGCCGTGCTGCCCAAGGTCGACGTCGCCTACCTGCTGCGCATGCAGCGGGAGCGCATGACCGAGGCGCTCCTCCCGTCGCTCCGCGAGTACACGACCTGCTACGGCCTCACCCCCCGCCGGGCCGCGCTGCTGCCCGACGAGGCCATCGTCATGCACCCCGGGCCGATGAACCGGGGGGTCGAGGTGGCGGCCGAGGTCGCCGATCTGCCAAGGTCGGTGATCACCCAGCAGGTCAAGAACGGGGTCGCGGTGCGCCAGGCGGTGCTGTTCTCGCTGCTCGCGGAGGTGACGGCGTGA
- a CDS encoding GNAT family N-acetyltransferase, which translates to MRPWRPDDAPALAAAWADPEVQRWTAVPPRRTEADAARWIAGEAERRRRGLAVDLVVSPADGDDVWGEVGLGPIDWPSGTANLGWWVAAPARGRGVATRAAVLLATWATTALALQVATEVDPANPASARIAARVRAAVHASRR; encoded by the coding sequence CTGCGGCCGTGGCGGCCGGATGACGCGCCCGCGCTGGCGGCCGCCTGGGCCGACCCCGAGGTGCAGCGCTGGACGGCCGTGCCGCCCCGCCGCACCGAGGCCGACGCGGCCCGGTGGATCGCCGGGGAGGCCGAGCGCCGGCGCCGGGGCCTGGCCGTCGACCTGGTGGTCTCGCCGGCCGACGGCGACGACGTGTGGGGCGAGGTCGGCCTCGGCCCCATCGACTGGCCGTCGGGCACGGCCAATCTCGGCTGGTGGGTCGCCGCTCCGGCCCGGGGGAGGGGCGTGGCCACCAGGGCGGCCGTCCTGTTGGCGACCTGGGCCACGACGGCCCTCGCTTTGCAGGTGGCGACCGAGGTCGACCCCGCCAACCCGGCCTCCGCCCGCATCGCCGCCCGCGTCAGGGCGGCCGTTCACGCAAGCCGCCGGTAG
- the efp gene encoding elongation factor P, which yields MAITTNDLKNGMTLDLDGDLWQVVEFQHVKPGKGGAFVRTTLRNLRTGNQLDRTFRAAEKVDQAVIDKREMQFLYREGDEYVFMDNSSYDQMHVGRSTLGKAASFLVEGASPVLQMYRDEIVGVDLPAAVDLEVVETEPGLQGDRVSGARKPATVSTGLVVQVPLFVNVGDKIRVDTRSGEYITRA from the coding sequence ATGGCGATCACCACCAACGACCTGAAGAACGGCATGACCCTCGACCTTGACGGCGACCTCTGGCAGGTCGTCGAGTTCCAGCACGTGAAGCCGGGCAAGGGCGGGGCGTTCGTCCGCACCACGCTCCGCAACCTGCGCACCGGCAACCAGCTGGACCGCACGTTCCGGGCCGCCGAGAAGGTCGACCAGGCCGTGATCGACAAGCGGGAGATGCAGTTCCTCTACCGCGAGGGCGACGAGTACGTGTTCATGGACAACAGCTCCTACGACCAGATGCACGTCGGCCGGTCCACCCTGGGCAAGGCGGCCAGCTTCCTCGTCGAGGGGGCGTCGCCCGTCCTCCAGATGTACCGGGACGAGATCGTGGGCGTGGACCTGCCCGCCGCCGTCGACCTCGAGGTCGTCGAGACCGAGCCGGGCCTCCAGGGCGACCGGGTGTCGGGCGCCCGCAAGCCGGCGACGGTGAGCACCGGGCTCGTCGTGCAGGTGCCGCTGTTCGTCAACGTGGGCGACAAGATCAGGGTCGACACCCGCTCGGGCGAGTACATCACCCGGGCCTGA
- the pyrR gene encoding bifunctional pyr operon transcriptional regulator/uracil phosphoribosyltransferase PyrR, producing the protein MAERERKLAPPYGGAFVARSQVMDAADLERAVWRMAHEIVERNHGLDGVVLIGLQTGGVPLAHRLGDALQRIEGVAVPVGSLDVALYRDDIGLRPVLPEAVTAIPVGLDGAVVVLVDDVLFTGRTIRAALDAVTDFGRPRAVQLAVMVDRGHRELPIRPDFVGKNLPTRRDEVVDVREDGVDLGEMVR; encoded by the coding sequence GTGGCCGAACGCGAACGGAAGCTGGCGCCCCCGTACGGGGGCGCTTTCGTCGCCCGGAGCCAGGTGATGGACGCCGCCGACCTCGAGCGGGCCGTCTGGCGCATGGCCCACGAGATCGTCGAGCGCAACCACGGGCTCGACGGGGTGGTGCTGATCGGGCTCCAGACGGGCGGGGTGCCGCTGGCCCACCGGCTGGGCGACGCCCTCCAGCGGATCGAGGGGGTGGCCGTGCCCGTCGGCTCGCTCGACGTCGCCCTCTACCGCGACGACATCGGCCTGCGGCCGGTCCTGCCCGAGGCCGTCACCGCCATCCCGGTCGGCCTCGACGGCGCGGTCGTCGTGCTGGTCGACGACGTGCTGTTCACCGGCCGCACCATCCGCGCCGCGCTCGACGCCGTCACCGACTTCGGCCGGCCCAGGGCCGTCCAGCTGGCCGTGATGGTCGACCGGGGCCACCGCGAGCTGCCCATCCGCCCGGACTTCGTCGGCAAGAACCTGCCGACCCGCCGCGACGAGGTCGTCGACGTGCGCGAGGACGGGGTCGACCTCGGGGAGATGGTCCGATGA
- a CDS encoding dihydroorotase, whose amino-acid sequence MTRLLVRGGTVVDATGTRRADVLVDGGTVAAVGPGLDVPRGATVLDAGGCLVAPGLVDLHTHLRQPGREEAETVETGARAAALGGFTCVVAMPNTEPAVDSAGVVREVLDLGRHAACDVRVAGAITVGRRGELLAPMAEMAALGVRLFTDDGTGVQDARLMRRALEYATGLDVTLAQHCEDAALAEGGHMHEGEWSSRLGIPGVPAEAEEVMVLRDVALARLTGARVHFQHLSTARSVDLVRAAKAEGLPVTAEATPHHLVLTDAAVAGYDPVFKVNPPLRPQADVDAVRAGLADGTVDAIATDHAPHAQEEKEKPFDQAPPGMLGLETALAVALTELALDPAAILALLSWRPAAVARVADEHGGPVAEGRPANLCVVDPAAAWTVDPARLASRSRNTPYAGRRLTGRVRHTVLRGEPVVVDGEAQR is encoded by the coding sequence GTGACCCGCCTGCTGGTCAGGGGCGGCACGGTCGTCGACGCCACGGGCACACGGCGGGCGGACGTGCTCGTGGACGGCGGGACGGTCGCCGCCGTCGGGCCCGGCCTCGACGTCCCCAGGGGAGCGACCGTGCTCGACGCCGGCGGGTGCCTCGTCGCCCCCGGCCTCGTCGACCTGCACACCCACCTGCGCCAGCCCGGGCGGGAGGAGGCCGAGACGGTCGAGACCGGCGCCAGGGCCGCCGCCCTCGGCGGCTTCACGTGCGTGGTGGCCATGCCCAACACCGAGCCGGCCGTCGACTCGGCCGGCGTGGTGCGCGAGGTGCTCGACCTCGGCCGCCACGCCGCCTGCGACGTGCGGGTGGCCGGCGCCATCACCGTCGGCCGGCGGGGCGAGCTGCTCGCCCCGATGGCGGAGATGGCGGCCCTCGGCGTGCGCCTGTTCACCGACGACGGCACCGGCGTGCAGGACGCCCGCCTCATGCGCCGGGCCCTCGAGTACGCCACCGGCCTCGACGTGACCCTCGCCCAGCACTGCGAGGACGCCGCCCTGGCGGAGGGCGGGCACATGCACGAGGGCGAGTGGTCGAGCCGGCTCGGCATCCCCGGCGTGCCGGCCGAGGCCGAGGAGGTGATGGTCCTGCGCGACGTCGCCCTCGCCCGCCTCACCGGCGCCCGCGTCCACTTCCAGCACCTGTCGACGGCCCGCTCGGTCGACCTCGTGCGCGCGGCCAAGGCCGAGGGCCTCCCGGTGACCGCCGAGGCGACCCCGCACCACCTCGTGCTCACCGACGCCGCCGTGGCCGGCTACGACCCGGTGTTCAAGGTCAACCCGCCGCTGCGCCCCCAGGCCGACGTGGACGCCGTGCGGGCCGGCCTGGCCGACGGGACCGTCGACGCCATCGCCACGGACCACGCCCCGCACGCCCAGGAGGAGAAGGAGAAGCCCTTCGACCAGGCCCCGCCCGGGATGCTGGGCCTGGAGACGGCGCTCGCCGTCGCCCTCACCGAGCTCGCCCTCGACCCGGCGGCCATCCTGGCCCTGCTGTCGTGGCGGCCGGCGGCCGTCGCCCGGGTGGCCGACGAGCACGGCGGCCCGGTGGCCGAGGGCCGCCCGGCCAACCTGTGCGTGGTCGACCCGGCCGCGGCGTGGACGGTCGACCCCGCCCGCCTGGCGAGCCGCAGCCGCAACACGCCCTACGCCGGCCGCCGCCTGACCGGCCGCGTCCGCCACACGGTCCTCCGGGGCGAGCCGGTCGTGGTCGACGGCGAGGCGCAGCGGTGA
- a CDS encoding type II 3-dehydroquinate dehydratase — translation MSRPVVLLLSGPNLNLLGERQPLVYGPATLADHVAAATEAADAAGLDLEHVQSNAEAPLVDAVHGARGRCAAIVVNAAALTHYGWSLADALATFDGPVVEVHLSNPYAREPWRHTSVVTPVATGSIAGFGGHGYVLAVEAVRRLLA, via the coding sequence GTGAGCCGGCCGGTCGTCCTCCTGCTCTCGGGGCCGAACCTGAACCTGCTGGGCGAGCGCCAGCCCCTCGTGTACGGGCCGGCCACCCTGGCCGACCACGTCGCCGCCGCCACCGAGGCGGCCGACGCCGCCGGCCTCGACCTGGAGCACGTCCAGTCCAACGCCGAGGCCCCGCTGGTCGACGCCGTCCACGGCGCCAGGGGGCGGTGCGCGGCGATCGTCGTGAACGCCGCCGCCCTCACCCACTACGGCTGGTCGCTGGCCGACGCGCTCGCCACCTTCGACGGCCCCGTCGTCGAGGTCCACCTCTCCAACCCCTACGCCCGCGAGCCCTGGCGCCACACCTCCGTGGTGACGCCGGTGGCCACGGGCTCGATCGCCGGCTTCGGCGGGCACGGCTACGTGCTCGCCGTCGAGGCCGTGAGGAGGCTGCTCGCATGA